In Lotus japonicus ecotype B-129 chromosome 5, LjGifu_v1.2, one genomic interval encodes:
- the LOC130719368 gene encoding uncharacterized protein LOC130719368 — MVASRMESRVDALERILEAMNRDREEDRRKREEERRIRDEDRKERAIERERVEARFRTLEKIVENLVSKPDGINGGESHSEEIPQKAGEEKTVNGDDTSGENGVNGEEIRVPRTERTHTERWRKLDIPIFQGDEDAYSWIQKLERYFKLKGATEEEKIQAIMVALDGKALSWYQWWETCNTATTWDKFKEALLARFQIATALSPFAALFALKQDGTVEEFVEQFERFAGMLRGVDEEHYMDIFINGLKEEVSAEIKLYEPGTLAKMVKKALMVEQKNLAVSKAGTTSQSRYNNAYKPSYKPNSFQKSVTIETGIKNGGGNTTQSVQFSSGSVMDRSVSRTSRGGTFKRLSGDEMKEKLRKGECFRCEEKFGHNHICKNKQFRVMLMAEDDGEEDIETLSETQEEIEEVIELKQLSLYNIQGISTRKSLKVWGILNGTTIVVLIDCGATHNFISKAKAKQLGLVITETSTYTVEVGDGHKVQGSGVCRKVSVLIHGIEVVQDFYLFELRGVDVVLGLEWLAGLGDIKANFEKLTLKFKVGGQKVLLKGEPELLKRGVSINSAIKSLQQGEGYVLHCQMLEQELATKEETPAELQSVLNQFPVLFESPTVLPPRRRHDHAIHLQEGASIPNIRPYRYPHYQKNEIEKLVTEMLDAGIIRPSISPYSSPVILVRKKDGSWRFCVDYRARNKVTIPNKFPIPVIDELLDEIGPARVFSKIDLNLTMEEHTYHLTQVLQLTEQQELKINGKKSVFGKHQIEYLGHVLSAGTVAADPKKLEAMWLWPIPRNLKSLRGFLGLTGYYRRFVKDYGKIARPLTHLLKKDSFVWGPEPQQAFEALKQALTELPTLAVPDFTKVFILETDASGTGLGAVLSQEGRPLAYWSATLSERSQNKSVYERELMDVVRAVQRWRHYLMGRHFVIRTDQKSLKFLTEQRVLGEEQFK; from the exons ATGGTTGCTAGCAGAATGGAATCTCGTGTAGATGCATTGGAGAGGATTCTGGAAGCGATGAATCGTGATAGGGAAGAAGACCGAAGAAAACGCGAAGAAGAGAGAAGGATTCGCGATGAAGATCGCAAGGAGCGCGCgattgagagggaaagagttGAAGCTCGATTTCGAACTCTTGAGAAGATTGTGGAGAACCTGGTTTCAAAACCAGATGGAATCAATGGAGGCGAAAGCCACAGTGAAGAAATTCCGCAGAAAGCAGGGGAAGAAAAGACTGTGAATGGAGATGACACCAGTGGAGAGAATGGTGTGAACGGGGAAGAAATTAGGGTTCCTCGCACTGAACGCACTCATACTGAACGTTGGAGGAAGCTTGACATCCCTATTTTTCAAGGGGATGAGGATGCATACAGTTGGATACAGAAGCTTGAGAGGTATTTCAAACTCAAGGGAGCAACCGAAGAGGAAAAGATACAAGCTATCATGGTTGCCTTGGATGGAAAGGCTTTAAGCTGGTATCAATGGTGGGAAACTTGCAACACTGCCACCACTTGGGACAAATTTAAGGAGGCATTGTTAGCCAGGTTCCAAATAGCTACAGCTTTAAGTCCATTTGCTGCTCTCTTTGCTCTTAAACAGGATGGAACTGTAGAAGAATTTGTGGAACAGTTTGAGAGGTTTGCTGGGATGCTCAGGGGGGTTGATGAAGAACACTACATGGATATTTTCATCAATGGATTGAAGGAGGAGGTGTCTGCAGAGATCAAGCTTTATGAACCAGGAACACTGGCTAAGATGGTTAAAAAAGCTTTGATGGTGGAGCAGAAAAATCTGGCAGTGAGCAAGGCTGGAACTACATCTCAGAGTAGGTATAACAATGCTTACAAACCCTCTTATAAGCCAAATTCTTTTCAGAAGTCTGTAACTATTGAAACTGGAATTAAGAATGGAGGGGGAAATACTACACAGAGTGTGCAGTTCTCTAGTGGTAGTGTGATGGATAGATCTGTTAGTAGAACAAGTAGAGGAGGAACTTTTAAGAGGCTTTCAGGTGatgagatgaaagaaaaactgaGGAAAGGAGAATGTTTTAGGTGTGAGGAGAAATTTGGGCACAATCATATATGCAAGAACAAACAATTTAGGGTTATGTTGATGGCTGAAGATGATGGGGAGGAGGATATAGAAACCCTAAGTGAGACACAAGAGGAGATTGAGGAAGTAATTGAACTCAAGCAACTTTCCTTATACAACATCCAAGGAATTTCTACAAGAAAGTCCCTCAAGGTGTGGGGAATTCTGAATGGTACAACCATTGTGGTCCTAATAGATTGTGGGGCAACTCACAATTTTATCTCTAAAGCAAAGGCCAAACAATTGGGGTTGGTGATTACTGAAACCTCTACCTATACTGTGGAAGTAGGTGATGGGCACAAGGTGCAGGGGAGTGGAGTGTGCAGGAAGGTTAGTGTGTTGATACATGGCATAGAAGTGGTGCAAGACTTTTACCTCTTTGAGCTGAGGGGAGTGGATGTGGTTTTGGGATTAGAATGGCTTGCTGGATTGGGTGATATTAAGGCCAACTTTGAGAAATTGACTTTGAAATTCAAGGTTGGAGGCCAGAAGGTGTTGTTGAAGGGAGAACCAGAATTATTGAAGAGAGGAGTCTCAATTAATTCTGCAATTAAATCACTTCAGCAAGGAGAAGGATATGTGTTGCATTGTCAGATGTTAGAACAAGAACTGGCAACCAAGGAGGAGACACCAGCAGAGTTGCAATCAGTATTGAATCAATTTCCAGTTTTGTTTGAATCACCTACTGTTTTGCCACCTAGGAGGAGGCATGACCATGCCATTCATTTACAAGAAGGAGCATCAATTCCTAACATCAGGCCATACAGATATCCCCACTATCAGAAAAATGAAATAGAGAAATTAGTTACTGAAATGCTCGATGCAGGGATTATTAGACCAAGTATTAGTCCCTATTCAAGCCCTGTGATCTTAGTAAGGAAGAAGGATGGGAGCTGGAGGTTTTGTGTTGATTATAGAGCACGAAACAAGGTTACAATACCTAATAAGTTTCCTATTCCAGTGATTGATGAACTACTGGATGAGATAGGACCAGCTCGAGttttctcaaagatagacctcaa TTTAACTATGGAGGAACATACCTATCATCTTACTCAAGTACTGCAATTGACGGAGCAGCAGGAATTGAAGATTAATGGGAAGAAGAGTGTTTTTGGGAAGCACCAAATTGAATATTTGGGACATGTGTTGTCAGCTGGAACAGTAGCAGCAGATCCTAAGAAGCTAGAAGCCATGTGGCTATGGCCAATTCCAAGAAATTTGAAGAGCTTGAGGGGGTTCCTAGGTTTAACTGGATATTATAGGAGATTTGTGAAAGATTATGGCAAGATTGCCAGGCCTCTAACCCATTTGCTGAAAAAGGATAGCTTTGTGTGGGGGCCAGAACCACAGCAGGCTTTTGAAGCATTGAAACAAGCACTGACAGAATTACCAACCTTGGCAGTTCCTGACTTCACCAAGGTTTTTATCTTGGAAACTGATGCTTCAGGTACTGGTTTGGGGGCAGTTTTGTCTCAAGAAGGGAGACCCTTGGCTTATTGGAGTGCTACCTTGTCGGAAAGAAGCCAGAACAAGTCAGTTTATGAAAGGGAACTGATGGATGTGGTCAGAGCAGTTCAGAGGTGGAGACATTACCTCATGGGCAGGCATTTTGTTATTAGAACAGATCAAAAGAGCTTGAAGTTTTTGACTGAACAAAGGGTGTTAGGGGAAGAACAGTTTAAGTGA
- the LOC130719367 gene encoding uncharacterized protein LOC130719367, with amino-acid sequence MKTIGFDGSFVVEAEGFSGGIWLLWSKQYGKVEVMSSHRQFIHARITTSANLPSLLVTFVYGSPNISVRDFLWRELRRLASTISEPWMVIWDFNAYLHASDKVGGGPPNAVAMRKFSDCITDCAISDLGFKGPPSLGRVGVSRKGLIGDSSQRPFRFLATLLTHNDFPRLVKDSWQGEGTWVTASETFRDEATSWNHHVFGEIGRRKRRLMRRPEGINNKLRMAQVPYLEKLQRRLWNEYQSVLIQEELLWRQKSRVNWLNHGDKNTRFFHTATMVRRKRNKIEALDNGDGTSITDPEELRFMVREFFKELYTSSGPGPLYHGRNAFPQLPREKILDIMMILKLRSLVWEP; translated from the exons ATGAAAACTATTGGTTTCGACGGTTCTTTTGTGGTTGAAGCGGAAGGTTTTTCTGGAGGCATCTGGTTGTTGTGGTCAAAGCAGTATGGAAAAGTTGAGGTCATGTCTTCTCATCGCCAATTCATCCATGCCCGCATCACCACTTCAGCTAATTTGCCAAGCCTTCTAGTTACCTTCGTGTATGGAAGTCCTAATATTTCTGTTAGGGACTTCCTTTGGAGAGAACTTCGACGTCTTGCATCTACCATTTCCGAGCCCTGGATGGTCATATGGGATTTTAATGCATATCTTCATGCTTCAGACAAGGTGGGTGGCGGGCCTCCTAACGCCGTGGCAATGAGGAAATTTAGTGATTGTATTACTGATTGTGCTATCTCCGACCTTGGCTTCAAAGGCCCCCCTTCACTTGGGAGGGTCGGGGTGTCAAGGAAAGGATTGATTGGG GATTCTTCCCAAAGACCATTTCGTTTCTTGGCAACCTTGTTAACCCATAATGATTTCCCGCGTCTAGTTAAGGATTCTTGGCAAGGAGAGGGTACCTGGGTTACGGCTTCAGAGACATTTCGAGATGAAGCAACTTCTTGGAATCACCACGTTTTTGGTGAAATTGGCAGGCGAAAGCGTCGACTCATGCGTAGGCCGGAGGGGATCAATAACAAGCTTCGCATGGCCCAGGTCCCATACCTTGAGAAATTACAAAGACGTTTGTGGAATGAATACCAGTCAGTGTTGATTCAGGAAGAGTTATTATGGCGGCAAAAGTCACGAGTTAATTGGCTCAACCATGGGGATAAGAACACTCGCTTCTTTCACACAGCTACCATGGTCCGTCGTAAGCGAAATAAAATTGAAGCTTTGGATAACGGGGATGGTACGAGCATCACGGATCCGGAAGAGCTTCGCTTTATGGTACGTGAGTTTTTTAAAGAGCTATATACTAGTTCAGGCCCTGGTCCTCTCTATCACGGTAGAAACGCTTTCCCACAGCTGCCAAGGGAGAAAATTCTTGACATCATGATGATATTAAAGCTGCGATCTTTAGTATGGGAGCCATGA
- the LOC130718443 gene encoding uncharacterized protein LOC130718443, whose translation MYLSLSIFILFLTLSACSARPLAEAEEASSSTQINTSVNVSAENVKKQLLKSNGGVTTEDIKVKNDFGAEREDRSKHMKKVNVKSTEFEDLVPMKLADSVSWTVPHSKKDHDPDQFYSDYSRPTTRPPSHN comes from the exons ATGTACCTTTCATTGTCCATTTTTATCTTGTTCCTTACCTTGAGTGCATGCTCTGCTCGCCCTCTTGCAGAGGCTGAAGAGGCATCATCCAGCACCCAGATCAACACTTCTGTTAAT GTCTCAGCTGAGAATGTGAAGAAAcaacttttaaaatcaaatggTGGCGTCACAACTGAAGACATTAAGGTTAAGAACGATTTTGGAGCTGAAAGAGAAGACAGATCAAAGCACATGAAAAAAGTTAATGTCAAAAGCACTGAGTTTGAAGATCTTGTTCCAATGAAATTAGCTGATTCAGTTTCTTGGACTGTGCCTCATAGCAAAAAGGATCATGATCCTGATCAATTTTACTCAGATTATTCTAGACCAACCACTCGCCCTCCCTCCCACAATTGA
- the LOC130719369 gene encoding uncharacterized protein LOC130719369 yields the protein MDRSWMRANRLSDEFDNGVVEFLEFAEKNLPNNKGVFPCPCVSCGNRDPKLTKDEIRDHLAWRGICQNYTQWIWHGEVVMSSVSQREKVCVDIYDRLEDMIHDIGEESFKRAHVYDTLCKDKEEPLYPGCTNFTRLSAVLRLFNLKAKNGWSDKSFTDLLGLLKEMLPEGNTMPNRHYEVIMKING from the coding sequence ATGGATCGTAGTTGGATGAGAGCTAATCGATTAAGTGATGAGTTTGATAATGGAGTGGTTGAATTTCTAGAATTTGCTGAAAAGAATCTTCCTAACAATAAGGGAGTTTTTCCATGTCCTTGTGTTTCTTGTGGGAACCGGGACCCAAAACTTACTAAGGATGAAATAAGGGACCATCTAGCTTGGAGAGGGATTTGTCAAAATTATACACAATGGATATGGCATGGTGAAGTAGTAATGTCAAGTGTATCacaaagagagaaagtatgTGTAGATATCTATGATCGGTTGGAAGACATGATACATGATATTGGAGAAGAATCATTTAAGAGAGCTCATGTGTATGATACTTTATGTAAAGACAAGGAAGAACCTTTGTACCCGGGATGCACAAACTTTACACGGTTGTCAGCTGTGTTAagattgtttaatttgaaggCGAAAAATGGATGGAGTGATAAAAGTTTCACTGATTTGCTTGGATTGTTGAAAGAAATGCTTCCAGAAGGTAACACAATGCCGAATCGTCATTATGAAGTCATTATGAAGATAAATGGCTGA
- the LOC130719364 gene encoding uncharacterized protein LOC130719364, with protein MAWFTTLPHESITNFHDFSSKFLVQFSASKIKQVTIDDLYNVRQLEGETLKQYVRRYNAASVKIEDSEPQACARAFKNGLQSGKLNSKLSRKRSRSMTEVRARANTYILDEEDDTFKRRRAKAEKDGGQNDISPTGRQSQEKGESSKRRDKKIKPSEKLVKEQLYPKKENLSAGARGNKLTLADERDQGNRYKGNRQQDDRRRDDRRWTRPADKEETWATRKKRAEEIFNKDLEPPVGTINTIAGGFSGGGDTQAARRGHVKAVSSVQDFSIPFGFQHPNIVISSADFEGFKTHKDDPVVVMVRINNFNMRRVLLDQGSSADIIYGDTFDQLGLTDQDLMPYSETLVGFSREQVWVRGHLDLDTVFGVNENAKLLRVRYLVLQVLASYNVIIGRNTRNRFCAVISTAHLAVKYPLTCGKVGKIEVDQRRARECYNNCLSLYGKKGAGAGHRCHEIEILEGNQGQQSIQGQGQGGAIRQGRWISERYGGPRRNPNQKRPDGRTGKDVQFTDAHSEERWENVIVNLKMYKVSRGVLVIEPRLTVDQERRLEKLVGDNFDLFNWSQKDAALWR; from the exons ATGgcttggttcacgactttgcctCACGAATCTATCACGAACTTCCACGATTTCTCGTCGAAATTCCTTGTCCAGTTCTCCGCAAGCAAGATCAAGCAAGTTACGATTGATGATTTGTATAATGTTCGCCAGTTAGAAGGAGAAACTTTGAAGCAGTATGTGAGGCGGTACAATGCAGCATCTGTCAAGATCGAGGATTCGGAGCCGCAGGCCTGTGCGCGCGCATTTAAGAATGGACTGCAGTCGGGAAAACTGAATAGCAAGCTAAGTCGGAAGCGATCTCGTTCGATGACGGAAGTCCGCGCTCGGGCGAACACTTACATCCTGGATGAGGAAGACGACACGTTCAAAAGAAGGCGTGCAAAAGCGGAGAAAGATGGCGGTCAGAATGACATATCGCCGACAGGCAGGCAAAGTCAGGAGAAGGGTGAAAGTAGCAAGCGAAGGGATAAGAAAATCAAGCCATCAGAGAAGCTTGTGAAGGAACAACTCTATCCGAAGAAGGAAAACTTGAGCGCCGGCGCCCGTGGCAACAAACTGACTCTCGCCGACGAGAGGGATCAG GGGAATCGCTACAAGGGAAACCGCCAGCAGGATGATCGCAGAAGGGATGACCGCCGTTGGACACGACCAGCGGACAAGGAGGAGACATGGGCGACAAGGAAGAAAAGAGCCGAAGAAATCTTCAACAAGGATCTCGAACCGCCAGTTGGGACGATCAATACAATTGCAGGGGGCTTCAGCGGTGGCGGCGACACGCAAGCGGCGAGACGCGGGCATGTTAAGGCGGTGAGTTCAGTACAAGATTTTTCAATTCCATTTGGTTTCCAACATCCGAACATAGTGATATCGTCGGCAGACTTTGAAGGGTTTAAGACACATAAGGACGATCCCGTGGTGGTAATGGTGAGAATCAACAATTTCAATATGCGAAGGGTGCTTTTAGATCAGGGTAGTTCTGCAGATATCATCTATGGCGACACATTTGATCAATTGGGGTTGACAGACCAAGACCTGATGCCATACTCCGAGACTTTGGTAGGCTTTTCGAGGGAACAAGTTTGGGTGCGCGGCCACTTAGATTTGGACACAGTTTTTGGCGTTAATGAGAACGCAAAGCTCTTGCGCGTAAGGTATTTGGTTTTGCAGGTATTGGCGtcgtacaatgtcatcattggtcgGAACACGCGGAATCGCTTCTGCGCAGTGATATCAACAGCTCACCTAGCGGTGAAGTACCCGCTGACCTGCGGGAAGGTAGGAAAGATCGAGGTGGATCAACGGAGGGCGAGGGAATGCTACAACAACTGCCTGAGCTTGTATGGGAAGAAGGGAGCTGGCGCTGGGCATAGATGTCATGAGATTGAGATTTTGGAAGGCAATCAAGGTCAGCAGAGCATCCAGGGCCAAGGTCAGGGCGGCGCAATAAGACAGGGACGGTGGATCAGTGAAAGGTATGGGGGACCAAGAAGAAACCCGAATCAGAAGAGGCCGGATGGCAGGACAGGGAAAGATGTACAATTTACTGACGCTCATTCTGAGGAGCGTTGGGAAAACGTGATTGTGAACCTGAAGATGTATAAAGTCAGTAGAGGAGTACTGGTgattgagcccaggctcacaGTTGATCAGGAAAGACGCTTGGAGAAGTTGGTGGGagacaattttgacctcttcaattGGAGTCAAAAGGACGCAGCACTCTGGAGGTAG